GACCGGTGTGGCTGGTCCCGGCTCTGGCGGGGAGGCGAGCGCTCTTGGATCACTGGTCACACAGCTACAGTCGATTCGATCAAGACCATCGCAAGATCACCCAACAAGACCAGTCGCGCCGATGAAGTGTCTCCTTTTGAAGCGAAGCGGTCGACAGCGACAAGCAGCAGCACCTGCACGACTACGCTGCGCCGCCGTAACGCATGTCGAAGGAGACTGCTGGGGCCATTGCAAGAGATTCCGAAGCAAGCACGTCAATCTGAAGTACTCCTGCGGCGGCCGGTGGCTGTACTCGCGAGAGCCTATGAATGAGGTAGCGGAAGACGCCACGGCAGAGTCGGCGCGCGCTTCCACGTTCCGGGCGATCTGCCGCAATCTCGTCCACTCCGAGCCCTTTTCCGGGCCGAAGTTCTCCTGGGGCGATGGAGAGATCTCCACCGTCTTCGACGACCAAGCCCCGAAGTGGGGCGCGGTGAGCCGTCCGGTGGCATTGGCGACCTCCCATCACGTCGCCTACCTGGCCACACGGACCGCGACATGAATGCGCAACCGGCCGCAGGCCAACGAACGTGCAACGTAAAGCTTCTGTTCAGCGTCGACAGCCCGCGAAATCGGCGGTCCTGGTGCGGAGCTGGCGGCGATTTCGCCGACATCGGCGGGAGCGCGACCACGCGATGCACTGGATCTT
The sequence above is a segment of the Saccharopolyspora phatthalungensis genome. Coding sequences within it:
- a CDS encoding beta family protein — its product is MKCLLLKRSGRQRQAAAPARLRCAAVTHVEGDCWGHCKRFRSKHVNLKYSCGGRWLYSREPMNEVAEDATAESARASTFRAICRNLVHSEPFSGPKFSWGDGEISTVFDDQAPKWGAVSRPVALATSHHVAYLATRTAT